In the genome of Polaribacter sp. MED152, one region contains:
- a CDS encoding META domain-containing protein, producing MLKIKLLSIVLILFINCQSNTKETILWVNSNKVSCGTENDKCLQIQKGENFQNGEWENFKSKITGFDYQEGFIYKLRVKETPVENSSSEASKKKYTLVETILKKEDQKLKLNGNWEAFKINGSIIKQRRIVGAGGIPQLHIDIEQMKIRGNDNCNNFRGTIKKLNETEIEWGPMATTLKMCADMSIPKRFNPAMEAVKKYKFKGDNLILTDENGNELFEFIRLADTKMRLNDLWALEAIEGKSILDTKAPTIEIQSKKMRLMGNDGCNNFSGEITTLTNTEFTVGRLRSTKKMCEDMTLSNRFNHLLNSVRSYRLSELKLSLIDELGNVVLVFKKID from the coding sequence ATGCTAAAAATTAAACTTTTATCAATCGTATTAATTCTATTCATTAATTGCCAATCAAATACTAAAGAGACCATACTTTGGGTAAATAGTAACAAAGTGAGTTGTGGCACTGAAAACGACAAATGTCTACAGATTCAAAAAGGTGAAAATTTTCAAAATGGTGAATGGGAAAATTTTAAATCAAAAATTACAGGTTTTGATTATCAAGAGGGATTCATCTATAAATTAAGAGTCAAGGAAACGCCAGTAGAAAATTCATCATCAGAGGCATCTAAAAAAAAATATACTTTAGTTGAAACTATTTTGAAAAAGGAAGATCAAAAATTAAAGTTAAATGGAAACTGGGAAGCATTTAAAATTAATGGTTCTATTATAAAACAGCGACGTATAGTTGGTGCAGGAGGTATTCCTCAATTGCACATCGATATTGAACAAATGAAAATTAGAGGTAATGATAATTGCAATAATTTTAGAGGTACAATAAAAAAACTCAATGAAACTGAAATTGAATGGGGCCCTATGGCCACTACCCTAAAAATGTGCGCTGACATGTCTATACCAAAAAGGTTTAACCCTGCAATGGAAGCTGTAAAAAAATATAAATTTAAAGGTGATAACCTGATTTTAACAGATGAAAATGGCAATGAATTATTCGAGTTCATAAGGCTTGCTGATACAAAAATGCGGTTAAATGATCTTTGGGCTTTAGAAGCGATAGAGGGTAAATCTATTTTGGATACAAAAGCGCCAACTATTGAAATTCAAAGTAAAAAAATGCGTTTGATGGGGAATGATGGTTGTAATAATTTTTCAGGAGAAATTACAACTTTAACTAACACTGAATTTACTGTAGGAAGATTACGATCAACTAAAAAAATGTGTGAAGATATGACGCTTTCCAACAGATTTAACCATCTCCTAAATAGCGTTAGAAGTTATAGATTATCAGAACTAAAACTCTCATTAATTGATGAGTTAGGCAATGTCGTTTTAGTATTCAAAAAAATAGATTAA
- a CDS encoding DUF4136 domain-containing protein, which translates to MAKTKLVILSLIIILVSSCGSVKTASDFDSSVDFTKFKTFGFAKESNNLKINDIVKGRITKAISQNLENKGLIASLNPDILIDLNVQTKEKKNYITNQIGISGSIGRRWRIGSNMSTSNTQQINQTEGTLTINLVDAAQKQLIWMGSATSIVNQKSTNQENLTKTINEILINFPPK; encoded by the coding sequence ATGGCTAAAACAAAACTTGTTATTTTAAGTTTAATTATCATTTTAGTGTCTTCTTGCGGTTCCGTAAAAACAGCTTCAGACTTCGATAGCAGTGTTGATTTTACAAAATTTAAAACATTTGGTTTTGCAAAAGAATCCAACAATTTAAAAATTAATGATATAGTAAAAGGTCGGATAACTAAAGCTATATCTCAAAATCTAGAAAATAAAGGACTTATTGCATCTTTAAATCCAGATATACTTATTGACTTAAATGTACAAACCAAAGAGAAAAAGAACTACATAACCAATCAAATTGGTATTAGTGGCTCTATTGGAAGACGTTGGAGAATTGGATCAAATATGAGTACATCCAATACACAGCAAATAAATCAAACAGAAGGTACACTTACTATTAATTTAGTGGATGCTGCTCAGAAACAATTAATTTGGATGGGTTCTGCTACAAGTATTGTCAATCAAAAAAGTACAAACCAAGAGAATTTGACAAAAACGATTAATGAAATACTGATCAATTTTCCGCCTAAATAA
- a CDS encoding alpha/beta fold hydrolase, whose amino-acid sequence MTSKKRMTGNFVDNLRYYFKHNNTNLKSNYSYISTDFGKVRVFDTKGKKPVIISVPDGPNVIEHHENLISELSRDFRIVCFEFFGIGKSYPNSKFNYSLNKASSLIINIMDILRIDRAILCFSCSNGLYAIKTAELFPNRIVHLFLSQTPSMNAMVKWTDMNIPKILRYPVIGQIVNSVTEKKLTKIWYKQALPKETDKTNYVKTAISSLENGGCFCLSGLVQGLEKEKKTKMNVLEVPSTIIWGTKDYTHRKTDNKSIIEHLPNCEIIEFENCGHFPELEDSKRYVKLINEKLKR is encoded by the coding sequence ATGACATCTAAAAAAAGAATGACAGGAAACTTTGTAGATAACTTGAGATATTATTTCAAGCATAATAATACCAATTTGAAAAGCAATTATTCTTACATTTCAACTGATTTTGGAAAAGTAAGGGTTTTTGATACAAAAGGTAAAAAGCCTGTAATAATTTCGGTACCTGATGGACCAAATGTCATTGAACATCATGAAAACTTGATTTCGGAACTTTCAAGAGACTTTAGAATTGTTTGCTTTGAGTTTTTTGGAATTGGAAAATCATACCCTAATTCAAAATTTAATTATTCGTTAAATAAGGCATCTAGCTTAATAATAAACATAATGGACATTTTAAGAATTGACAGAGCAATTCTTTGTTTTTCTTGTTCCAATGGTTTGTATGCTATAAAAACTGCGGAACTATTTCCCAATCGAATTGTACATTTATTCTTGTCACAAACACCATCAATGAACGCAATGGTAAAATGGACTGATATGAACATTCCAAAAATATTGCGATATCCCGTAATCGGACAAATAGTAAATTCAGTTACAGAAAAAAAACTAACGAAAATATGGTACAAACAAGCCTTGCCTAAGGAGACTGATAAAACTAATTATGTAAAAACTGCAATATCATCATTAGAAAATGGCGGTTGTTTTTGTCTCTCTGGGCTAGTGCAAGGCCTCGAAAAGGAAAAGAAAACAAAAATGAACGTCTTGGAAGTACCTTCAACAATAATTTGGGGAACAAAAGATTATACGCATAGAAAAACAGATAATAAATCAATTATCGAACACTTACCGAACTGCGAAATAATCGAATTCGAAAATTGCGGACATTTTCCTGAACTAGAAGATTCAAAAAGATATGTAAAGCTAATAAATGAAAAGCTAAAACGATAA
- a CDS encoding Xaa-Pro peptidase family protein: protein MEYKQRINAVKERIKKENLDTLIISEEEDIYYLTGLTYKSLERLFLLIITESTVSFIVPKMELAHLKKVDHVDTIKSYWEYPAQKPERWKDVLLDTLKNSTLIGIGAKTPFEISAFLHSVQLNVVENAILEEQRWVKSKTEIELIKQASKYCDLSIQNLNKNAYFGMSELEVFSIGRAIQQKVIKETAFDYLATNILVAAWPSRISYQPHGIPKVSDVLVEGSHISLAFLRVNGYSAELERTFFTSKPTKEQEEAFELMMEARRRSYAVLKAGVIAEDVDLAAKQFLIDQGLKENLMHRTGHGIGLGNHEGPYLAEGDKTVLKENMVVSIEPGIYIEGVGGFRHSDTVLITKNGYEILTNCPDDIKSLTFTNQKPLQKLKGTIIKKMYRI, encoded by the coding sequence TTGGAATACAAACAGAGAATAAACGCGGTTAAAGAAAGGATAAAAAAGGAAAACCTTGACACCTTAATCATTTCAGAAGAAGAAGATATTTATTATTTAACGGGTTTAACTTACAAAAGCCTTGAACGGTTATTTTTACTGATAATTACAGAAAGCACAGTCAGTTTTATTGTACCGAAAATGGAACTTGCGCATTTAAAAAAGGTCGATCATGTAGATACCATAAAAAGTTATTGGGAATATCCTGCTCAAAAACCAGAACGTTGGAAAGATGTACTTCTTGACACCCTAAAAAACAGTACACTTATTGGTATTGGCGCTAAAACACCTTTCGAAATTTCCGCTTTTTTACATTCGGTTCAGCTTAATGTTGTAGAAAATGCAATACTAGAAGAACAACGTTGGGTAAAAAGTAAAACTGAAATTGAGCTCATTAAACAAGCATCTAAATACTGTGATCTTAGTATTCAAAATTTAAATAAAAATGCCTATTTCGGAATGTCTGAACTTGAAGTTTTTTCAATAGGACGTGCTATTCAACAAAAAGTAATTAAAGAAACAGCATTTGACTATTTAGCCACAAATATCTTAGTTGCAGCCTGGCCTAGTAGAATTTCTTATCAGCCTCATGGAATACCAAAAGTATCTGATGTATTAGTAGAAGGTTCACATATTAGCCTAGCTTTTTTAAGAGTAAATGGTTATTCAGCAGAATTAGAAAGAACATTTTTTACCAGTAAACCAACCAAAGAACAAGAAGAGGCATTTGAATTAATGATGGAAGCTAGAAGAAGAAGTTATGCTGTATTAAAGGCTGGTGTTATTGCAGAAGATGTAGATTTAGCAGCCAAACAATTTTTAATTGACCAAGGATTAAAAGAAAACTTAATGCATAGAACAGGGCATGGTATAGGTTTAGGAAATCATGAAGGTCCTTATTTGGCAGAAGGAGACAAAACAGTGCTAAAAGAGAATATGGTGGTTAGTATTGAACCCGGAATTTATATTGAAGGCGTTGGTGGTTTTAGGCACTCAGACACGGTATTAATAACTAAAAATGGTTATGAAATACTAACCAACTGTCCTGATGATATAAAAAGTTTAACTTTTACAAACCAAAAACCACTTCAAAAATTAAAAGGCACTATTATCAAGAAAATGTATCGGATATAA
- a CDS encoding SOS response-associated peptidase — MCVHTSLTKSAKAIEKKTKKEFTTPQLFQPYFHFNGWESKNLAITTQEASTQIAFAKWGVLPTHYDVSYRTDFLAKTNTLNATRERLFESDLYSQFIEGQRCIIYADGFFEPHEAAGVQKKIPYFFKEKNHELFAFAGIYSKVIENNSTTYAASIITTEANDFFKAIHNKPNALGSYRMPLILDPSTYETWLMATTTAEVKTVLDSFTQQELVSYAVSTDVFSSKKISDRPSILDKVPYAQQLNLGDALFP, encoded by the coding sequence ATGTGCGTACACACTTCCTTAACAAAATCGGCCAAGGCCATTGAAAAAAAGACTAAAAAAGAGTTTACAACTCCGCAGTTGTTTCAGCCTTATTTTCACTTTAATGGTTGGGAGTCTAAAAACTTGGCCATTACCACACAAGAGGCATCTACCCAAATAGCCTTTGCCAAATGGGGTGTATTGCCTACCCACTATGATGTAAGCTATAGAACCGATTTCTTAGCGAAAACCAATACGCTAAATGCCACTAGAGAACGCTTGTTTGAAAGTGATTTGTACAGTCAGTTTATAGAAGGGCAACGTTGTATTATTTATGCAGATGGCTTTTTTGAACCTCATGAAGCAGCAGGTGTTCAAAAGAAAATACCCTATTTTTTTAAAGAAAAAAACCATGAGTTGTTTGCGTTTGCTGGTATTTACTCAAAAGTTATTGAAAATAATAGCACTACCTATGCTGCCTCTATTATTACTACTGAGGCCAATGACTTTTTTAAGGCCATACACAACAAACCCAATGCTCTAGGCAGTTATAGAATGCCGTTAATTTTAGATCCTAGTACTTACGAAACCTGGTTGATGGCAACCACCACAGCTGAGGTAAAAACGGTATTAGACAGTTTTACCCAACAAGAATTGGTGAGTTATGCTGTATCTACAGATGTGTTTTCTTCTAAAAAAATAAGCGATAGACCTTCTATTTTAGACAAGGTGCCTTATGCCCAACAATTGAATTTAGGAGATGCGCTTTTTCCATGA
- a CDS encoding HU family DNA-binding protein: protein MVQLKSVSKSNPQDRAADNKYYAQVVATGKTDLERLAYLVSNQSTVREADCYAVILSLLHNVVDELKQGRIVKLDKLGSFQIGINSEAVDTPEEVSANLVNNVRIKFRPDKRMKNSLNIKTVDFTIVQSA, encoded by the coding sequence ATGGTCCAATTAAAAAGTGTTAGTAAATCAAATCCTCAGGATAGAGCTGCGGATAATAAATATTATGCTCAAGTAGTAGCAACAGGTAAAACAGATCTTGAAAGATTAGCCTATTTGGTTTCGAACCAAAGTACGGTAAGAGAAGCCGATTGCTATGCTGTAATATTATCGCTATTACATAATGTAGTAGACGAGTTAAAGCAAGGTAGAATCGTAAAGTTAGATAAGCTGGGTTCTTTTCAAATAGGTATTAATTCTGAAGCCGTAGATACACCAGAAGAGGTGTCTGCAAATTTGGTAAATAACGTACGTATTAAATTTAGACCCGATAAGAGAATGAAAAATTCTTTGAATATTAAAACTGTAGATTTTACAATTGTGCAGAGCGCATAA